In Pseudomonas asiatica, the following are encoded in one genomic region:
- a CDS encoding tetratricopeptide repeat protein: MNRISLLLTMIAVLSGCQSTGPDLNGVRSVYSGGNSVLYQVQSQSNSPDQAMQMAAMAYQAGDLDQALYQYLRVLELAPERYEALVWVGRIHRERGNNQLAEMAFTEVLGKAPENPDALTEMGLLNLSMRKHEQAKVMLLKAVAVDQKRFVKDPANSQTGAAALRVDSKSPLKAYNGLGVLADLADNFAEAQTYYRLAELIDPRSALVQNSLGYSYYMAGQWSEAELRYKRGVSYDGTYKPLWRNYGLLLARMGRYEEAVSAFEQVEKRAEASNDVGYVCLVEGKLDVAEQFFRSAIELSPGHYPVAWENLNRVQQIRQIRQLGGDVAMPEPVAVGPAVQVTTASAP; this comes from the coding sequence ATGAACAGGATCAGCTTGCTGTTGACCATGATAGCCGTGCTTTCGGGGTGCCAGAGCACAGGGCCTGACCTGAACGGGGTGCGTTCTGTCTACTCCGGTGGCAATTCGGTGCTCTACCAGGTGCAGTCGCAGAGCAACTCGCCCGACCAGGCAATGCAGATGGCCGCGATGGCTTACCAGGCCGGTGACCTGGACCAAGCACTGTACCAGTACCTGCGCGTCCTCGAGCTGGCGCCCGAACGTTATGAGGCCTTGGTCTGGGTTGGCCGTATCCACCGCGAACGGGGCAATAACCAGCTTGCCGAGATGGCCTTCACCGAGGTACTGGGCAAGGCACCTGAAAACCCCGATGCCCTGACGGAAATGGGCCTGCTGAATCTGTCCATGCGTAAACATGAGCAGGCCAAGGTAATGCTGTTGAAAGCAGTTGCCGTGGATCAGAAACGCTTCGTCAAGGACCCGGCCAACAGCCAGACAGGGGCGGCTGCGCTCAGGGTCGACAGCAAGTCACCGCTCAAGGCCTATAACGGGCTGGGGGTGTTGGCGGATCTGGCCGACAACTTCGCCGAGGCGCAAACCTACTACCGCCTGGCCGAACTCATCGATCCACGTTCGGCGTTGGTGCAGAACAGCCTGGGGTATTCCTACTACATGGCCGGGCAATGGTCTGAAGCTGAACTCAGGTACAAGCGAGGGGTGAGCTACGACGGCACCTACAAGCCGCTGTGGCGCAACTATGGACTGCTGCTGGCTCGCATGGGGCGCTATGAGGAGGCTGTGTCTGCCTTCGAACAGGTCGAAAAGCGTGCCGAGGCCAGCAATGATGTCGGCTATGTCTGCCTGGTGGAAGGCAAGCTGGATGTGGCCGAGCAGTTTTTCCGCAGCGCGATCGAGTTGTCGCCGGGGCACTACCCCGTCGCCTGGGAAAACCTGAACAGGGTCCAGCAGATTCGGCAAATCCGCCAGCTGGGCGGCGATGTAGCGATGCCCGAGCCGGTTGCAGTTGGCCCGGCCGTGCAGGTGACAACCGCGTCGGCGCCTTGA
- a CDS encoding type II secretion system F family protein has product MSQIPGEYILIFLGMVFVAVFLLSQGLVVPVFGEAGKVRKRIRSRLVLLERASHLPNMQTVLRQKYLTRLSPLEARLEQLPFMATLTQLIEQAGHEYRAYRVLLLGLALAAAAGMLAWMFFPYWWLALAAAFVAFWLPLLKISHDRGRRFAKFEEGLPDALEAMCRALRAGHPFNETLRLVADEHKGPVAHEFGLTFADINYGNDVRRAMLGLLERMPSMTVMMLVTSILIHRETGGNLTEVLERLSNLIRGRFRFQRKIKTMSAEGRMSAWVLIAIPFVLAAAIVVMNPAYLTLLVKDPVGQKLIIGAFGSMLVGIFWIRKIIRIQV; this is encoded by the coding sequence ATGAGCCAGATACCTGGTGAATACATCCTGATATTTCTTGGCATGGTGTTCGTTGCCGTGTTTCTTCTCAGCCAAGGCCTGGTGGTCCCGGTGTTCGGCGAGGCGGGCAAGGTACGCAAGCGTATCCGCAGCCGACTTGTGCTCCTGGAGCGGGCAAGCCATCTGCCGAACATGCAGACCGTGCTGCGGCAGAAATACCTGACGCGCTTGTCGCCGCTGGAGGCGCGGCTCGAGCAATTGCCCTTCATGGCGACGCTGACGCAACTGATCGAGCAGGCCGGCCATGAGTACCGGGCCTATCGGGTACTGCTGCTGGGGTTGGCTCTGGCAGCGGCTGCCGGGATGCTGGCCTGGATGTTCTTCCCTTACTGGTGGCTGGCGCTGGCGGCAGCGTTCGTGGCGTTCTGGCTGCCACTGCTGAAAATCTCCCATGACCGTGGCAGGCGTTTCGCCAAGTTCGAGGAGGGCTTGCCCGATGCGCTGGAAGCCATGTGCCGGGCGTTGCGCGCCGGGCACCCCTTCAATGAAACCCTGCGTTTGGTGGCAGATGAACACAAGGGACCTGTTGCGCATGAATTCGGTCTGACTTTCGCCGATATCAATTACGGTAATGATGTACGCAGGGCCATGCTTGGCCTTCTGGAGCGGATGCCAAGCATGACGGTGATGATGCTGGTCACCTCGATCCTCATTCACCGTGAGACTGGCGGCAACCTGACGGAAGTACTGGAACGGCTGAGCAATTTGATACGCGGGCGTTTCCGGTTTCAGCGCAAGATCAAGACAATGTCGGCCGAGGGGCGAATGTCAGCCTGGGTGTTGATAGCCATACCCTTTGTATTGGCGGCTGCGATCGTTGTCATGAACCCCGCGTACTTGACGTTGCTGGTCAAGGATCCCGTTGGGCAAAAGCTGATCATTGGGGCTTTTGGCTCCATGTTGGTGGGGATTTTCTGGATTCGTAAAATCATTCGTATCCAGGTTTAG
- a CDS encoding type II and III secretion system protein family protein: protein MYLLCGLGTQLLFVGVTQAAEPGSGYSAMSAASTNMVQVPIYKSRTISARTPVRKISVGNPDIADILITSPTQLYLLGRSLGTTNVLLWDSNNRLIETMDVEVVHDLTGLKTKLHQLLPEENIEVFSAQGALVLRGQVRSAAAMDTAMKVAKTYAAQTSSVVQGKGEAAEAAPAQSLEVINLLSVGGSQQVMLEVKVAEMQRSLIKNLNVRFNALGSSGNWSGGGFNNGQGLGLTPGGGSILSPGSLIGGGKGLFAQFLSDDFLFNVVLEASKDNGSAKVLAEPTLTTLTGQQAEFISGGEFPIPITEDDGITIEYKEFGVGVKFLPVVLDSGRINLNLNVSVSELSNVNSLVLDTGLNSILGDGVTQVIPSLTKRSAESTVELGNGQTIAIAGLISENTRDFVSRFPGLGDLPILGHLFRSQSFINGETELVILVTPHLAKPVDAKAVRLPTEKFVEPSDLDFYLLGKTKGSEPGRAVPVSLGVSGGNFGHDLN from the coding sequence ATGTACCTGTTGTGCGGGCTGGGTACGCAACTGCTGTTCGTCGGTGTGACGCAGGCTGCAGAACCGGGATCGGGATACAGCGCCATGTCGGCGGCCAGCACCAATATGGTCCAGGTGCCCATCTACAAGTCGCGGACGATCAGCGCTCGTACGCCGGTGAGGAAAATCTCGGTCGGCAACCCGGATATCGCCGATATCCTGATCACCAGCCCGACCCAGCTCTACCTGCTCGGCCGTTCCCTCGGCACTACCAACGTATTGCTGTGGGACAGCAACAACCGCTTGATCGAGACCATGGATGTGGAGGTCGTGCATGACCTCACCGGGCTCAAGACCAAACTGCACCAGCTGCTGCCCGAGGAGAACATCGAGGTGTTCAGCGCACAAGGCGCGTTGGTACTGCGTGGTCAGGTGCGCAGCGCCGCGGCCATGGACACAGCGATGAAAGTGGCCAAGACCTATGCCGCGCAGACCTCGAGTGTGGTGCAAGGCAAGGGTGAAGCCGCCGAGGCGGCACCAGCCCAGTCGCTGGAGGTGATCAACCTGCTCAGCGTCGGTGGCAGCCAGCAGGTGATGCTGGAAGTGAAAGTGGCAGAGATGCAGCGCAGCCTGATCAAGAACCTCAACGTGCGCTTCAATGCCCTTGGCTCATCCGGCAACTGGAGCGGTGGCGGGTTCAACAATGGTCAAGGACTGGGCCTGACTCCGGGCGGCGGGTCGATCCTTTCGCCAGGTTCGCTGATTGGTGGCGGCAAAGGCTTGTTCGCCCAGTTCCTGTCCGACGATTTCCTCTTCAATGTGGTGCTGGAAGCGTCCAAGGACAATGGTTCGGCCAAGGTGCTGGCCGAGCCAACGCTCACCACTCTTACCGGCCAGCAGGCGGAGTTCATTTCCGGTGGCGAGTTCCCGATCCCGATCACCGAGGATGATGGCATCACCATCGAGTACAAGGAATTCGGTGTCGGCGTGAAGTTCCTGCCGGTGGTGCTCGACTCCGGTCGTATCAACCTCAACCTGAATGTCTCGGTGAGCGAGCTTTCCAACGTCAACTCGCTGGTACTCGACACTGGCCTGAACAGTATTCTGGGCGATGGTGTTACCCAGGTCATTCCGTCGCTGACCAAGCGCAGCGCCGAGTCCACGGTCGAACTTGGCAATGGCCAGACCATCGCCATTGCCGGTCTTATCAGCGAAAACACCCGCGATTTCGTCAGCCGTTTCCCTGGGCTGGGGGACCTGCCGATACTCGGGCACCTGTTCCGCAGCCAGTCGTTCATCAACGGTGAAACCGAACTGGTGATCCTGGTGACGCCGCACCTCGCCAAGCCCGTGGATGCCAAGGCGGTGCGCCTGCCCACCGAGAAATTCGTCGAGCCCAGTGACCTGGACTTCTACCTGCTCGGCAAGACCAAGGGCAGCGAGCCCGGGCGCGCGGTGCCCGTCAGCCTAGGGGTCAGCGGTGGCAACTTTGGCCATGACCTGAACTGA
- the cpaB gene encoding Flp pilus assembly protein CpaB: protein MSARTLILIAVSLTLGLGAALMANNWLDGRLNAAPDDKMKNVVVAAVEIPFGQMIEAQQVAIVRMPKDAVPDDAFDSNEKVIGKIATFALLRGDVLRSARVAEHLGGSTLASLIAPDKRAISVRVDDVVGVGGFLLPGNRVDVLATKRSDGSSNDSESRTILQDLRVLAVDQTAGTDKTQPVVVRAVTLEMSAKEAEVLVKAQSEGKLQLALRNPLDAQKQPQAVAAAAPVQAAPPVAKPQPKPVAKGNGGVGAVTIIRGTEVEVAKARF from the coding sequence ATGAGTGCCCGTACGCTGATCCTCATTGCCGTTTCCCTGACCCTGGGGCTCGGTGCCGCCTTGATGGCCAACAACTGGCTTGATGGCCGGCTCAACGCGGCCCCGGATGACAAGATGAAGAACGTGGTGGTCGCCGCGGTGGAAATTCCATTCGGGCAGATGATCGAGGCCCAGCAGGTCGCCATTGTGCGCATGCCCAAGGATGCGGTGCCTGACGATGCCTTCGACAGCAATGAAAAGGTGATTGGCAAGATCGCCACCTTCGCCCTGCTGCGCGGCGACGTGCTGCGCAGCGCACGTGTGGCTGAGCACCTGGGTGGCAGTACCCTGGCTTCGCTGATCGCCCCGGACAAACGAGCCATTTCGGTGCGTGTGGATGACGTGGTCGGGGTGGGGGGGTTCCTGTTGCCGGGCAACCGGGTCGATGTACTGGCGACCAAGCGCAGCGACGGTAGCAGTAATGACTCAGAGTCCAGGACCATTCTCCAGGACTTGCGCGTGCTGGCAGTGGACCAGACGGCGGGGACGGACAAGACACAACCTGTAGTGGTGCGTGCCGTGACCCTGGAAATGTCGGCCAAAGAGGCCGAGGTACTGGTCAAGGCGCAATCGGAAGGGAAGTTGCAACTGGCCCTGCGTAACCCGCTGGATGCTCAGAAGCAACCGCAAGCCGTTGCCGCTGCCGCACCGGTCCAGGCTGCGCCGCCAGTAGCCAAACCCCAACCAAAACCGGTGGCAAAGGGTAACGGTGGAGTAGGCGCGGTCACCATTATCCGGGGGACTGAAGTTGAAGTAGCGAAAGCAAGGTTTTAA
- a CDS encoding TadE/TadG family type IV pilus assembly protein: protein MKRRSMQGVYVVEFAIVSALMFTLLFGVLEIGRLYYTVNVLNESVRRGARLAAVCNISDPVVLRRAIFNSAGDSGASTLLAGLDTSDLTLRYLDKNGAQVANPGDLVSATGFAAVRYVQLTLQNFQFSLFIPGFGVPITLPVFKATLPRESLGRHTEADVVPEITPC from the coding sequence ATGAAGCGCAGAAGCATGCAGGGCGTTTACGTGGTGGAGTTCGCCATTGTCAGTGCGTTGATGTTCACGCTGCTGTTCGGGGTGCTGGAAATAGGCCGGCTGTACTACACCGTGAACGTCTTGAATGAGTCCGTGCGGCGTGGCGCACGCCTGGCTGCGGTGTGCAATATCAGCGATCCAGTGGTGCTGCGCAGGGCCATATTCAACAGTGCGGGCGACAGTGGTGCCAGCACCCTGCTGGCCGGCCTGGACACCTCGGACCTGACCCTGCGTTACCTGGACAAGAACGGTGCACAGGTCGCCAACCCCGGTGATCTGGTAAGTGCAACCGGGTTTGCCGCCGTCCGCTATGTGCAGCTGACGCTGCAGAACTTTCAATTCAGCCTGTTTATTCCAGGTTTTGGGGTGCCCATTACCCTGCCAGTATTCAAGGCGACCTTACCTCGAGAGAGCCTCGGGCGTCATACCGAGGCGGATGTCGTACCGGAGATCACGCCATGCTGA
- a CDS encoding AAA family ATPase has translation MLNLRESSVSATSIKPGMRLLISSSDALALRQLQEICQRIAGLEVNVRQVSNGHCDPLYGLDRMPDFLLLRVGQLWHEELAALLQRPAHERPPLLVCGLLDDREGMRLAMQAGARDFLPEPIVATELIAALNRMVMETQTNSTATGKLVAVINAKGGSGGTVLACNLAHQLSLKGNTLLLDLDLQFGSVSHHLDVAQSHSQLDVLQQIKEMDGVALRGFCSHFSPSLHVLGSRANELCLPQDVQAEQLDALLQLARANYDWVVADLPRQIDHITASVLEQADRVYVVVQQSVNHLRDASSLARILRDDLGVRGNQLEVVVNRYDKAAPVSLKDIGEALRCTNIVKLPNDFSVINQSQNTGVPLGLQAPRSAITQALRGLAEELVGKQVATDSGLFKRAFKRVFRG, from the coding sequence ATGCTGAATCTTAGGGAATCTTCCGTATCCGCTACCTCCATCAAACCCGGGATGCGTCTGTTGATCAGCAGCTCCGACGCCTTGGCCTTGCGCCAGCTGCAAGAAATCTGTCAGCGCATCGCCGGTCTGGAGGTGAATGTTCGCCAGGTCAGCAATGGGCATTGCGACCCGTTGTACGGGCTGGACCGGATGCCCGATTTCCTGCTGCTGCGCGTTGGTCAGCTGTGGCATGAGGAACTGGCGGCCCTGTTGCAACGCCCGGCCCATGAGCGCCCGCCGCTGTTGGTGTGTGGCCTGCTGGACGATCGGGAAGGCATGCGCCTGGCGATGCAGGCCGGTGCGCGCGACTTTCTGCCGGAGCCCATCGTTGCCACGGAGCTTATCGCTGCCTTGAACCGTATGGTCATGGAAACCCAGACCAACAGCACGGCAACAGGCAAACTGGTCGCGGTGATAAATGCCAAGGGTGGCTCCGGCGGCACGGTGCTGGCCTGCAACCTGGCGCATCAGCTCAGCCTCAAGGGCAACACCCTGTTGCTTGACCTGGACCTGCAGTTTGGCAGCGTGTCGCATCATCTGGATGTGGCGCAGTCGCACAGTCAACTGGACGTGTTGCAGCAGATAAAAGAAATGGATGGTGTTGCACTTCGCGGCTTCTGCAGCCATTTCAGCCCGTCCTTGCATGTGCTTGGCAGCCGCGCCAATGAGCTGTGCCTGCCGCAGGATGTCCAGGCCGAACAGCTCGATGCGCTGCTGCAGCTGGCCCGGGCCAACTATGACTGGGTTGTGGCGGACTTGCCGCGGCAGATCGACCATATCACCGCTTCGGTGCTGGAGCAGGCCGACCGGGTGTATGTCGTGGTGCAGCAGAGCGTCAACCACTTGCGCGACGCCAGTTCCCTGGCGCGCATTCTGCGCGATGACCTGGGCGTACGCGGCAACCAGCTGGAGGTGGTGGTCAACCGCTACGACAAGGCGGCGCCGGTCAGCCTCAAGGATATCGGCGAGGCGCTGCGTTGCACCAATATCGTGAAACTGCCGAATGACTTCAGCGTTATCAATCAGAGCCAGAACACAGGTGTGCCATTAGGCCTGCAAGCACCTCGCTCCGCGATCACCCAAGCGCTGCGTGGGCTGGCCGAGGAATTGGTGGGCAAGCAGGTGGCCACAGACAGCGGACTGTTCAAACGCGCCTTCAAACGTGTTTTTCGGGGGTGA
- a CDS encoding type II secretion system F family protein, with protein sequence MDYLIGLLSQVTDNEALTRMLLIGAIGMSTVIAVITVTLLVLGLQSPLQRRLALIKRGHASAATGREAPGNLQLLLERVGRRLGPAAEGEVSTTRTLLTHAGYGSASAVQVYWAVRLLLPLILVGVSLLTLPLVPNFSSTKIIVVVVMGAAVGWLLPAVYVDKRKKARQERLRAAFPDALDLMVVCVESGLALPQAIERVAEEMSVSQAELAEELALVNAQIRAGVSSTEALRQLAERTGLEDIQGLVSLLAQSIRFGTSVAATLRIYAEEFRDRRMQAAEEMGAKIGTKLVFPLIFCLWPSFFLVAIGPVIIGILRMFGKL encoded by the coding sequence ATGGATTATTTGATCGGTTTGTTGAGCCAGGTCACGGACAACGAGGCACTGACTCGCATGCTGCTCATTGGTGCGATCGGGATGAGCACGGTCATTGCGGTGATCACTGTGACGTTACTGGTGCTGGGGCTGCAGAGCCCTCTTCAACGTCGTCTTGCATTGATCAAACGTGGCCACGCTAGCGCTGCGACTGGGCGGGAGGCACCAGGCAACCTGCAGCTTCTACTGGAGCGGGTCGGTCGGCGCCTTGGCCCTGCTGCGGAAGGGGAGGTATCAACCACCCGAACCCTGTTGACCCACGCGGGGTATGGCTCGGCGTCAGCGGTACAGGTGTATTGGGCGGTGCGTTTGCTGTTGCCGCTGATACTTGTTGGTGTCTCGCTGTTGACACTACCACTGGTTCCCAACTTTTCCTCGACCAAGATTATCGTCGTGGTGGTGATGGGGGCTGCTGTCGGATGGCTGCTGCCGGCAGTGTATGTCGACAAGCGCAAGAAGGCTCGTCAAGAGCGGTTGCGTGCGGCCTTTCCTGATGCGCTGGATTTGATGGTGGTTTGCGTGGAGTCGGGCCTGGCGTTGCCACAGGCTATCGAGCGGGTGGCTGAAGAAATGTCAGTCAGCCAGGCCGAGTTGGCTGAGGAACTGGCCTTGGTCAATGCGCAGATCCGCGCCGGTGTTTCCAGTACTGAAGCGCTCAGGCAACTGGCGGAGCGCACCGGTCTTGAAGACATTCAGGGCCTGGTCAGCCTGTTGGCACAGAGCATCCGCTTCGGCACCAGCGTAGCGGCCACCTTGCGCATCTATGCCGAGGAGTTTCGTGACCGGCGCATGCAGGCCGCGGAGGAAATGGGCGCGAAAATCGGAACAAAGCTAGTTTTTCCGCTAATTTTCTGTCTGTGGCCAAGCTTTTTTCTGGTTGCCATCGGCCCGGTGATCATCGGGATACTTAGAATGTTCGGGAAGCTATGA
- a CDS encoding CpaF family protein — MLSDFRNRLRKQAVTSEASTPSKQGGGAKDPAEALMAWEHSAPDVLFETKSQVTSVEAEWREKTYQQLLKVMDLSLLDSLEQAEAVRQIRDICQRLLDEHSAPVSSASRQLIIKQITDEVLGLGPLEPLLADHTVSDILVNGHDSVYVERFGKLQRTDVRFRDDQHLLNIIDRIVSSLGRRIDESSPLVDARLKDGSRVNAIIPPLAIDGPSISIRRFAVDLLNTDSLIQAGALTPAIALLLKAIVRGRLNVLISGGTGCGKTTMLNVLSSFIPHNERIVTIEDSAELQLQQPHVVRLETRPANIEGRGEVGQRELVRNSLRMRPDRIVIGEVRGAEALDMLTAMNTGHDGSLTTIHANTARDALGRVENMVLMSGATFPIKAMRQQIASAIDVVIQLERQEDGKRRLVSVQEINGMEGEIITMTEIFSFVRSGVGEQGQVLGDFRPSGMVPAFRDALAKRGIELPLSMFRPEWMEARQS; from the coding sequence ATGCTTAGCGATTTCCGTAACCGTTTGCGCAAACAGGCAGTCACCTCCGAGGCATCGACGCCGTCGAAGCAGGGTGGCGGCGCTAAGGACCCGGCAGAGGCGCTGATGGCGTGGGAACATTCGGCACCGGATGTTCTGTTTGAAACGAAAAGCCAGGTCACATCGGTGGAAGCCGAGTGGCGGGAGAAAACCTATCAGCAACTGCTCAAGGTCATGGACCTTTCCTTGCTCGACTCGCTCGAGCAGGCCGAGGCCGTGCGGCAGATCCGTGATATCTGCCAGCGTCTGCTCGATGAGCATTCGGCGCCGGTAAGCTCAGCCAGTCGCCAGTTGATCATCAAGCAGATCACCGACGAAGTGCTTGGCCTTGGCCCGCTGGAGCCACTGCTGGCCGACCACACGGTGTCCGATATCCTGGTCAACGGGCATGACTCTGTGTACGTCGAACGGTTCGGCAAGTTGCAGCGCACCGATGTGCGTTTTCGCGATGATCAGCACCTGCTGAACATTATCGACCGCATCGTCTCCAGCCTCGGCCGGCGTATCGACGAGTCTTCGCCGTTGGTCGATGCACGCCTCAAAGACGGTTCACGGGTCAATGCGATCATCCCGCCGCTTGCCATCGACGGGCCAAGTATCTCGATACGCCGCTTTGCGGTGGACCTGCTCAATACCGACAGCCTGATCCAGGCGGGCGCGCTGACGCCGGCCATCGCCTTGCTGCTCAAGGCGATCGTGCGGGGCCGGCTGAACGTGCTGATCTCCGGCGGCACCGGCTGCGGCAAGACCACCATGCTCAATGTGCTGTCCAGTTTCATTCCGCATAACGAGCGCATCGTCACCATCGAGGACTCGGCCGAACTGCAGCTGCAGCAGCCACATGTGGTGCGCCTGGAAACACGGCCTGCGAACATCGAGGGGCGTGGCGAGGTGGGCCAGCGTGAGCTGGTGCGCAACAGCCTGCGGATGCGCCCAGACCGTATCGTGATCGGTGAGGTGCGTGGCGCCGAGGCGCTGGACATGCTGACGGCGATGAACACCGGGCACGATGGCTCACTGACTACCATCCACGCCAACACCGCGCGCGATGCGTTGGGCCGGGTCGAGAACATGGTCTTGATGTCTGGCGCTACATTCCCGATCAAGGCCATGCGCCAGCAGATCGCCTCGGCCATCGATGTGGTGATCCAGCTGGAGCGGCAGGAAGACGGCAAGCGGCGGTTGGTCAGTGTGCAGGAGATCAACGGCATGGAGGGTGAAATCATCACCATGACCGAGATCTTCTCTTTTGTTCGCAGTGGCGTGGGCGAGCAGGGCCAGGTGCTTGGTGACTTTCGGCCAAGTGGCATGGTCCCGGCTTTTCGCGATGCCTTGGCCAAGCGCGGGATCGAGTTGCCTTTGTCGATGTTCAGGCCTGAATGGATGGAGGCTCGTCAATCATGA
- a CDS encoding TadE/TadG family type IV pilus assembly protein yields MELHRLKRAQRQQGVAIVEFTITLPLMLLTLLAFGEFGRMLYQYNSLLQGSRDAARFVASQAWSSTLGKVEVSADLECMTKYVAVHGAPSTPPCSLTGMPANTTVQVAKVAGTNDHVQVTISAVFSPLIASGIPAFIGNGTALNFPLVATTVMRAL; encoded by the coding sequence ATGGAACTTCATCGGCTCAAGCGTGCGCAGCGCCAGCAAGGGGTGGCAATCGTCGAATTCACCATCACCCTGCCGCTGATGCTCCTGACCTTGCTGGCCTTCGGCGAATTCGGCCGAATGCTTTACCAGTACAACAGCCTGCTGCAGGGCAGCCGTGATGCCGCGCGCTTCGTCGCCAGCCAGGCCTGGAGCTCGACCCTTGGCAAGGTCGAGGTGAGCGCCGATCTCGAGTGCATGACCAAGTACGTGGCGGTGCATGGTGCGCCTTCCACGCCGCCCTGCAGCCTGACCGGGATGCCCGCCAACACTACCGTGCAGGTTGCCAAGGTGGCGGGTACCAACGACCACGTGCAGGTGACCATCAGCGCGGTCTTTTCCCCGCTGATCGCCAGCGGTATTCCGGCATTTATCGGCAACGGCACGGCGCTGAACTTCCCGTTGGTCGCTACCACCGTGATGAGGGCACTGTGA
- a CDS encoding TadE/TadG family type IV pilus assembly protein, with translation MFTAPPGQQRGAVTVIIVIALVAILMMAALVLDGGHMLLNKTRLQNAVDAAALSGAKTLSQVMGTGNAASTTRDAALSTLQKNASATGNQELAAAIGGNPGGFAVVELADNVYGPFSYPGPANATYVRVSVANYSLAGFFWNFAQSFTEGAATTKSVTAIATAGPSPTSPCDLAPLLVCGNPAQYNPDAGMFWGYRFGDLEVLKSAAKNSDPIGPGNFQLLDFGAGGKTVGDLMAGGGSVCRNVGDNADTKPGNTVGPSVKGLNTRFGEYSGSLKSSDYPPDLVTTYSNPVMKYNDKTTPHQVEQQGQLVTSSNGNLSAGGTPLFDYNDYAAQTAACVAGGGAGCQSNGVFERRMLKIVVGDCSGKNSGASSIPVIGFGCFFVVQPADNSGGDSQIFGQFVKQCEGDGVPGPTPQDDSGPQIIQLYKTFISGSGTPSTDS, from the coding sequence ATGTTCACCGCGCCGCCAGGTCAACAGCGGGGGGCAGTGACTGTCATCATCGTGATCGCTCTGGTTGCGATTTTGATGATGGCCGCGTTGGTGCTCGATGGCGGTCACATGTTGTTGAACAAGACCCGGCTGCAAAATGCCGTGGATGCCGCTGCTCTCAGTGGCGCAAAAACCCTTAGTCAGGTGATGGGCACTGGCAATGCTGCCAGTACCACGCGTGATGCCGCGCTCTCCACTCTGCAAAAAAATGCCAGTGCCACCGGCAACCAGGAGCTGGCGGCGGCAATCGGCGGCAACCCTGGCGGATTCGCGGTGGTGGAGTTGGCAGACAATGTTTATGGGCCTTTCTCCTACCCGGGACCGGCCAATGCCACCTACGTACGGGTCTCGGTGGCGAATTATTCACTGGCGGGATTTTTCTGGAACTTTGCCCAGTCATTCACCGAGGGCGCCGCTACTACCAAGAGTGTGACGGCAATTGCCACCGCCGGACCGAGTCCGACCAGCCCCTGTGATCTTGCACCACTGCTGGTCTGTGGCAACCCGGCTCAATACAACCCGGATGCAGGCATGTTCTGGGGGTATCGCTTTGGTGACCTGGAGGTCTTGAAATCGGCTGCCAAGAACAGCGACCCGATTGGCCCGGGCAACTTCCAGCTGCTCGATTTCGGCGCTGGTGGCAAGACCGTTGGCGACCTGATGGCCGGCGGCGGTTCGGTTTGCCGCAATGTCGGTGACAACGCGGACACCAAGCCTGGCAACACGGTTGGCCCGTCCGTCAAAGGTCTGAATACCCGATTCGGCGAGTACTCCGGGTCGTTGAAGAGTTCGGATTATCCACCCGACCTGGTGACGACCTATAGCAACCCGGTGATGAAGTACAACGACAAGACCACGCCTCACCAGGTGGAGCAGCAGGGGCAACTTGTCACGTCGAGCAATGGCAACCTGTCTGCTGGCGGTACACCGCTGTTCGACTACAACGACTATGCCGCGCAGACCGCCGCATGTGTCGCCGGCGGGGGGGCGGGGTGCCAGTCGAACGGGGTTTTCGAGCGGCGCATGTTGAAGATCGTGGTGGGGGACTGCTCCGGCAAGAACTCGGGAGCCTCGTCGATTCCGGTCATCGGTTTCGGTTGTTTCTTTGTGGTGCAGCCGGCCGACAACTCGGGTGGGGATTCGCAGATCTTCGGCCAGTTCGTCAAGCAATGTGAAGGCGACGGTGTGCCCGGGCCTACGCCGCAGGACGATTCCGGCCCGCAGATCATCCAGCTGTACAAAACCTTTATCAGTGGCAGTGGCACACCGAGCACCGACTCCTAG